In Oryza brachyantha chromosome 2, ObraRS2, whole genome shotgun sequence, a single window of DNA contains:
- the LOC102704679 gene encoding zinc-finger homeodomain protein 7-like isoform X2 — translation MEYKRSSHVEEEEEEEEEEDEDEEDEEEAGHHQYTTAAAVVATGATQQLHPQARRVERERTVEMPGGESQHQVQRHHEPARNGVLGGGGAPHAASTLALVGGGGGGGPRAGEGAAPEAPSWRYRECLKNHAARMGAHVLDGCGEFMSSPGDGAAALACAACGCHRSFHRREPVVAPTSLSLSPAAAAVVSPSATPTGANSTRLMPLLLAPPHMQKRLPVVPVSPASAPAALAESSSEELRPPPSPHSHAQAAAVASASAPPGPSKKRFRTKFTTEQKDRMREFAHRVGWRIHKPDAAAVDAFCAQVGVSRRVLKVWMHNNKHLAKTPPSPSSQPPPPPPPPPPPPLHHDPSPPPHHHHHHHHHHPPQHHHHHQQQQQHDA, via the exons ATGGAGTACAAGAGATCATCGCatgtggaggaggaagaggaggaggaagaagaggaggatgaggacgaggaggacgaggaggaagcTGGACACCATCAGTatacgacggcggcggcggtggtggccacGGGGGCGACGCAGCAGCTGCACCCGCAG GCAAGAAGggtggagagggagaggacggTGGAGATGCCTGGTGGGGAGAGCCAGCACCAGGTCCAGCGACATCATGAGCCGGCGAGAAATGGCGTTcttggtggcggtggcgcgccTCACGCGGCCTCTACGCTTGCCCTcgtgggtggtggtgggggtggtggtCCAAGAGCCGGcgagggggcggcgccggaggcgcCGTCGTGGAGGTACAGGGAGTGCCTGAAGAACCACGCGGCGCGGATGGGCGCGCACGTGCTCGACGGCTGCGGCGAGTTCATGTCGTCCCCTGGCGACGGTGCCGCGGCGCTGGCCTGCGCCGCGTGCGGCTGCCACCGTAGCTTCCACCGCCGCGAGCCGGTCGTCGCGCCGACCTCACTCTCGCtttcccccgccgccgctgccgtggtGTCCCCCTCCGCGACACCCACCGGCGCCAACTCCACCCGGCTCATgccgctcctcctcgctcCGCCTCACATGCAGAAGCGGCTGCCCGTCGTCCCCGTTTCCCCGGCgtccgcccccgccgcgctgGCCGAGTCCTCCAGCGAGGAgctgcgcccgccgccgtcccctcACTCCCACGCGCAGGCGGCCGCCGTTGCGtcggcctccgcgccgccgggcCCCAGCAAGAAGCGCTTCCGGACCAAGTTCACGACGGAGCAGAAGGACCGGATGCGGGAGTTCGCGCACCGCGTCGGGTGGCGCATCCACaagcccgacgccgccgccgtcgacgccttCTGCGCCCAGGTCGGCGTCTCCCGCCGCGTCCTCAAGGTGTGGATGCACAACAACAAGCACCTCGCCAAGACGCCACCGTCCCCGTcctcgcagccgccgccgccgccgccgccgccgccgccaccgccgctccaCCACgatccttctcctcctccccatcaccaccaccaccaccaccatcaccacccaCCACAacaccaccatcatcatcagcagcagcagcagcatgatGCATGA
- the LOC102704679 gene encoding zinc-finger homeodomain protein 7-like isoform X1, with protein MEYKRSSHVEEEEEEEEEEDEDEEDEEEAGHHQYTTAAAVVATGATQQLHPQVLGSSASSPSSLMDAAAFSRPLLPPNLSLVSPSPPPPGGSFLHAAAHHHGQARRVERERTVEMPGGESQHQVQRHHEPARNGVLGGGGAPHAASTLALVGGGGGGGPRAGEGAAPEAPSWRYRECLKNHAARMGAHVLDGCGEFMSSPGDGAAALACAACGCHRSFHRREPVVAPTSLSLSPAAAAVVSPSATPTGANSTRLMPLLLAPPHMQKRLPVVPVSPASAPAALAESSSEELRPPPSPHSHAQAAAVASASAPPGPSKKRFRTKFTTEQKDRMREFAHRVGWRIHKPDAAAVDAFCAQVGVSRRVLKVWMHNNKHLAKTPPSPSSQPPPPPPPPPPPPLHHDPSPPPHHHHHHHHHHPPQHHHHHQQQQQHDA; from the coding sequence ATGGAGTACAAGAGATCATCGCatgtggaggaggaagaggaggaggaagaagaggaggatgaggacgaggaggacgaggaggaagcTGGACACCATCAGTatacgacggcggcggcggtggtggccacGGGGGCGACGCAGCAGCTGCACCCGCAGGTTCTTGGCTCGTCTGCTTCTTCGCCGTCGTCTTTGATGGACGCCGCCGCTTTCTCGAGGCCCCTCCTGCCTCCTAACTTGTCGCTTgtgtctccgtcgccgccgccccccggGGGATCCTTCCTGCATGCGGCGGCTCATCACCATGGGCAGGCAAGAAGggtggagagggagaggacggTGGAGATGCCTGGTGGGGAGAGCCAGCACCAGGTCCAGCGACATCATGAGCCGGCGAGAAATGGCGTTcttggtggcggtggcgcgccTCACGCGGCCTCTACGCTTGCCCTcgtgggtggtggtgggggtggtggtCCAAGAGCCGGcgagggggcggcgccggaggcgcCGTCGTGGAGGTACAGGGAGTGCCTGAAGAACCACGCGGCGCGGATGGGCGCGCACGTGCTCGACGGCTGCGGCGAGTTCATGTCGTCCCCTGGCGACGGTGCCGCGGCGCTGGCCTGCGCCGCGTGCGGCTGCCACCGTAGCTTCCACCGCCGCGAGCCGGTCGTCGCGCCGACCTCACTCTCGCtttcccccgccgccgctgccgtggtGTCCCCCTCCGCGACACCCACCGGCGCCAACTCCACCCGGCTCATgccgctcctcctcgctcCGCCTCACATGCAGAAGCGGCTGCCCGTCGTCCCCGTTTCCCCGGCgtccgcccccgccgcgctgGCCGAGTCCTCCAGCGAGGAgctgcgcccgccgccgtcccctcACTCCCACGCGCAGGCGGCCGCCGTTGCGtcggcctccgcgccgccgggcCCCAGCAAGAAGCGCTTCCGGACCAAGTTCACGACGGAGCAGAAGGACCGGATGCGGGAGTTCGCGCACCGCGTCGGGTGGCGCATCCACaagcccgacgccgccgccgtcgacgccttCTGCGCCCAGGTCGGCGTCTCCCGCCGCGTCCTCAAGGTGTGGATGCACAACAACAAGCACCTCGCCAAGACGCCACCGTCCCCGTcctcgcagccgccgccgccgccgccgccgccgccgccaccgccgctccaCCACgatccttctcctcctccccatcaccaccaccaccaccaccatcaccacccaCCACAacaccaccatcatcatcagcagcagcagcagcatgatGCATGA